A single window of Athene noctua chromosome 1, bAthNoc1.hap1.1, whole genome shotgun sequence DNA harbors:
- the ZAR1L gene encoding protein ZAR1-like produces MEGFVYPSFNMYQSFRGSLTPRRSGDAMVKQPSWKLSKSSSISPFLGGPFTPMPSDYLDSYRRAQVQALLSQVSPGLAPRLYQVSTKEVGVQVNLRAEVAVQCSLGPRTLPVGRPLSPAALRAQGHLALYSPATDRCLFMLPEATRPQEKAEASEMIPKEQEVEDGSREAQEGQVKAALPSEETAETPQEEAAAPRRKAAFQFLEQKYGYFHCKDCKTRWESAYVWCISGSNKVYFKQLCRKCQKGFNPYRVEAIQCQTCSKTRCSCPQKKRHIDLKRPHRQELCGRCKGKRLSCDNTYSFKYIV; encoded by the exons ATGGAGGGTTTTGTGTATCCATCTTTCAACATGTACCAGAGTTTCAGGGGCAGCCTCACGCCACGCCGCAGTGGGGACGCAATGGTGAAGCAGCCCAGCTGGAAGctgagcaagagcagcagcatcaGCCCCTTCCTCGGGGGACCCTTCACCCCCATGCCCTCTGACTACCTGGACAGCTACCGACGGGCCCAGGTCCAGGCCCTGCTGTCCCAGgtgagccctgggctggcaccaCGGCTGTACCAGGTCAGCACCAAGGAGGTGGGTGTGCAGGTGAACCTGCGGGCTGAGGTCGCCGTGCAGTGCTCGCTGGGGCCGCGCACGCTGCCTGTTGGCCGCCCCCttagccctgctgccctccgtgCCCAAGGGCACCTTGCCCTCTACTCGCCTGCGACGGACCGCTGCCTCTTCATGCTGCCGGAGGCCACCAGACCCCAGGAGAAGGCTGAGGCATCTGAAATGATCCCCaaggagcaggaggtggaggatGGTAGCAGAGAGGCGCAGGAGGGCCAGGTGAAGGCTGCTCTGCCGAGTGAGGAGACAGCAGAGACCCCGCaggaggaggctgcagcccctAGACGGAAGGCTGCCTTCCAG TTTTTGGAGCAGAAGTATGGCTATTTCCACTGCAAAGACTGCAAGACCAGATGGGAGAGTGCTTACGTTTGGTGCATTTCTGGAAGCAACAAG GTGTACTTCAAGCAGCTCTGTCGCAAATGCCAAAAGGGCTTCAATCCCTATCGAGTGGAAGCAATCCAATGCCAG ACCTGTTCAAAGACCCGTTGTTCCTGCCCTCAGAAGAAAAGACACATTGATCTCAAGAGACCTCATCGCCAAGAACTTTGTGGCCGCTGCAAAGGCAAGAGGCTGTCCTGTGATAACACTTACAGCTTCAAATACATTGTCTGA